The Streptomyces sp. NBC_00691 genome has a segment encoding these proteins:
- the eccE gene encoding type VII secretion protein EccE: MVSATRTRPAAATAPAPPSTGPVSSVSPKLQARPGHFGSFQLQQLVLIEVAAALMLVAWVVEPMLMVPAGVVAVVLLLMAVVRRHRRSLPEWLGTFLALRTRTRKASSFTVPEGTEPGLAPVVECDPALRTYAYSDRDRRPVGMIGDGTFLTAVLRVEAEGTALRPDRAAAPLPVGLVRDVLSVDGIRLESAQIVQHTQPAPAPHLPAQSMAARNYGPLQAQTGSPAVRITWIALKLDPELCPEAVSARGGGLKGAQKCVVRAADQLASRLAGAGFAASVLTEQELVSALATSTCASPMAIAQAGRGQTQSRRTQETARTWRVDDRRHTTYWVGRWPQLGGQGGSGASMPQLVALLTSLPALATTFSLTLSGGDRQEVTVAGHVRITGRSDEELVAARHELERAARGVRTGLVRLDREQVPGILATLPLGGAR; the protein is encoded by the coding sequence ATGGTTTCCGCGACGCGGACGCGGCCCGCCGCGGCCACCGCCCCAGCACCCCCGTCCACGGGGCCTGTTTCCTCGGTCTCGCCGAAGCTCCAGGCGCGCCCGGGACACTTCGGTTCGTTCCAGTTGCAACAGCTCGTACTGATCGAGGTGGCGGCGGCACTGATGCTCGTCGCCTGGGTCGTCGAGCCGATGCTGATGGTCCCCGCGGGCGTGGTCGCCGTCGTACTCCTGCTGATGGCGGTCGTCCGTCGGCACCGCCGCTCGCTTCCCGAGTGGCTCGGAACGTTCTTGGCGCTGCGCACGCGCACCCGCAAGGCGTCCTCCTTCACGGTGCCCGAGGGCACCGAGCCGGGGCTCGCGCCGGTCGTCGAGTGCGACCCGGCCCTGCGGACCTACGCGTACAGCGATCGTGACCGCCGGCCGGTCGGGATGATCGGCGACGGCACCTTCCTGACGGCGGTCCTGCGGGTCGAGGCGGAGGGCACGGCGCTGCGCCCGGACCGCGCGGCCGCGCCGCTGCCCGTCGGACTCGTCCGGGACGTCCTGAGCGTGGACGGCATCCGCCTGGAGTCGGCGCAGATCGTGCAGCACACGCAGCCCGCTCCCGCGCCGCACCTGCCCGCGCAGTCGATGGCCGCGCGCAACTACGGGCCGCTCCAGGCGCAGACGGGTTCGCCCGCCGTTCGCATCACCTGGATCGCGCTCAAACTCGACCCCGAACTCTGCCCGGAGGCCGTATCCGCGCGCGGCGGCGGCCTCAAGGGCGCGCAGAAGTGCGTGGTGCGGGCGGCGGACCAGCTGGCGAGCCGGCTGGCGGGCGCCGGGTTCGCGGCGAGCGTGCTCACGGAGCAGGAACTCGTCTCGGCGCTCGCCACCTCGACCTGCGCCAGCCCGATGGCGATAGCGCAGGCGGGCCGGGGGCAGACACAGAGCCGCCGGACCCAGGAGACCGCGCGGACCTGGCGGGTGGACGACCGGCGGCACACGACGTACTGGGTGGGGCGCTGGCCCCAGCTCGGCGGGCAGGGCGGCTCGGGGGCCTCGATGCCGCAGCTGGTGGCCCTGCTGACCTCGCTGCCCGCGCTCGCGACGACGTTCAGCCTGACGCTGAGCGGCGGGGACCGGCAGGAGGTGACGGTGGCCGGACACGTACGGATCACCGGGCGCAGCGACGAGGAACTGGTCGCCGCACGGCACGAACTGGAGCGCGCCGCGCGCGGGGTGAGGACGGGACTCGTGCGACTCGACCGTGAACAGGTGCCGGGCATCCTCGCGACGCTTCCGCTGGGGGGTGCGCGCTGA
- a CDS encoding ABC transporter permease, whose amino-acid sequence MTTASTPADVVRAEEARATDGAPRTGSSLGYLRHAAGKLGGALVSLFAVLVTSFFLFRIIPGDPVKAMTHGVPTSAEQLATLRRQFGLDLPLWQQFTDYCAKALSGDFGTSFQFRAPVGDLIAEKLPATLLLTGVAVVIYSMLGLWLGTRSAWRHGGLGDKLNTGIALTLWSVPSFWLGLLLIIVFSVGIGPVPGLFPTGGMESGTGETGFAHVLDVAHHLVLPVVTLVAVGYAQTLLVMRSSLLDEMGGDYLTTARAKGLRDDDVRRRHAVPNALLPTVTMIFINLGHVAAGSILVETVFSWPGLGGLFYQALSVPDLPLVQGLFVVFAGAMILMNLIADLLYPLLDPRVGR is encoded by the coding sequence GTGACGACCGCGAGCACCCCCGCCGACGTGGTGCGGGCCGAAGAGGCCCGCGCCACGGACGGCGCACCCCGCACCGGTTCCTCCCTCGGCTATCTCCGCCACGCGGCGGGCAAGCTGGGCGGCGCGCTCGTCTCCCTCTTCGCCGTCCTCGTCACCAGCTTCTTCCTGTTCCGGATCATCCCCGGCGACCCGGTGAAGGCGATGACACACGGCGTGCCCACCTCCGCCGAACAACTTGCCACGCTGCGGCGTCAGTTCGGCCTCGACCTGCCGCTGTGGCAGCAGTTCACCGACTACTGCGCCAAGGCGCTGAGCGGCGACTTCGGCACCTCGTTCCAGTTCCGCGCCCCGGTCGGCGACCTCATCGCGGAGAAGCTGCCCGCGACGCTGCTGCTCACCGGTGTCGCCGTGGTGATCTACTCGATGCTCGGACTCTGGCTCGGCACCCGCTCGGCCTGGCGCCACGGCGGGCTCGGCGACAAGCTGAACACCGGGATCGCGCTGACGCTCTGGTCGGTGCCCTCCTTCTGGCTGGGGCTGCTGCTCATCATCGTGTTCTCGGTCGGCATCGGCCCGGTCCCGGGCCTCTTCCCGACCGGCGGCATGGAGTCGGGCACCGGCGAGACCGGCTTCGCCCACGTCCTCGACGTCGCCCACCACCTCGTCCTGCCGGTCGTCACACTCGTGGCCGTCGGATACGCGCAGACCCTGCTCGTGATGCGCTCCTCGCTCCTCGACGAGATGGGCGGCGACTATCTGACGACGGCGCGCGCGAAGGGGCTGCGCGACGACGACGTGCGGCGCCGGCACGCCGTGCCGAACGCCCTCCTGCCGACCGTGACCATGATCTTCATCAACCTGGGCCATGTGGCGGCCGGTTCGATCCTGGTGGAGACGGTGTTCTCCTGGCCGGGGCTCGGCGGGCTCTTCTACCAGGCCCTGAGCGTGCCCGACCTGCCGCTCGTCCAGGGCCTGTTCGTGGTCTTCGCCGGAGCGATGATCCTGATGAACCTGATCGCCGACCTGCTGTATCCGCTGCTCGACCCCCGGGTGGGCCGATGA
- a CDS encoding ABC transporter substrate-binding protein: protein MVTKVPPRHTPTRRALRLLLASGVTAVSLVAVPGTAAAEDDKSPGNTLTVAVSQSIDSLSPFLAQKLTSTSIHRLAYEYLTNYDAKDARTVPGLATAWTPSADKLTWTYTIRENSKWSDGQPATAEDAAWTFNKMMTDPNAATANGSFTANFAQVTAPDPKTLVIRLKKPQATMTALDVPIVPKHVWEKVGDFSKFNNDKQFPIVGNGPFVITDFKVDQYIKLKPNKTFWRGAPKFDELVFKYYKDGDAAVAALQKGEVSFVPNLTPAQAAALKTQKDVKVNDAPGRRFYAIATNPGAKAQDGKAFGNGHKALLDPEVRKALFLAVDRTTLVDKVFQGHAVEGEGYIPPRFGSYYWKPGDAQKRAYDPAAAAKVLDAAGYRKNADGKRVGKDGRPLDFRILCHATDPNDKAVGKYLQEWWGELGIGLKVDCLDSVSDPWVKGDYDLAFDGWSVNPDPDYVLSIHTCGTLPATPKDSGATDNFICDKEFDGLYAQQAVEYDTAKRADLVKRMQSRLYDTGYMNIMAYPNALEAYRTDQIASITTMPEAAGNLWGQDGYWSWWSATPTASASGGDDSGSSTALWLVLGPVALVLVAVGVWTARRRRTTADDRE, encoded by the coding sequence ATGGTCACGAAGGTTCCGCCCCGTCACACCCCCACCCGCAGAGCGCTCCGTCTGCTGCTCGCCTCCGGTGTCACCGCCGTCTCGCTCGTGGCCGTCCCCGGTACCGCCGCCGCGGAGGACGACAAGTCCCCGGGCAACACGCTCACCGTCGCCGTCTCGCAGAGCATCGACTCGCTGAGCCCGTTCCTCGCCCAGAAGCTCACCTCTACCAGCATCCACCGGCTGGCGTACGAGTACCTCACCAACTACGACGCCAAGGACGCCCGGACGGTCCCGGGCCTGGCGACGGCGTGGACCCCCTCGGCGGACAAGCTGACGTGGACGTACACGATCCGCGAGAACTCGAAGTGGTCCGACGGGCAGCCGGCCACCGCCGAGGACGCGGCCTGGACCTTCAACAAGATGATGACCGACCCGAACGCCGCCACCGCCAACGGCAGCTTCACGGCGAACTTCGCACAGGTCACCGCACCCGACCCGAAGACGCTCGTCATCCGGCTCAAGAAGCCGCAGGCCACCATGACCGCGCTCGACGTGCCGATCGTGCCGAAGCACGTCTGGGAGAAGGTCGGCGACTTCTCCAAGTTCAACAACGACAAGCAGTTCCCCATCGTGGGCAACGGTCCGTTCGTCATCACGGACTTCAAGGTCGACCAGTACATCAAGCTCAAGCCGAACAAGACGTTCTGGCGGGGCGCGCCCAAGTTCGACGAGCTGGTCTTCAAGTACTACAAGGACGGGGACGCCGCCGTCGCCGCCCTCCAGAAGGGCGAGGTGTCCTTCGTACCGAACCTGACGCCGGCCCAGGCCGCCGCGCTGAAGACCCAGAAGGACGTCAAGGTCAACGACGCCCCCGGCCGGCGCTTCTACGCCATCGCCACCAACCCGGGCGCGAAGGCCCAGGACGGCAAGGCCTTCGGCAACGGCCACAAGGCGCTGCTCGACCCCGAGGTGCGCAAGGCGCTCTTCCTCGCGGTCGACCGGACCACCCTCGTCGACAAGGTCTTCCAGGGTCACGCGGTCGAGGGCGAGGGCTACATCCCGCCGCGCTTCGGCTCGTACTACTGGAAGCCCGGGGACGCCCAGAAGCGCGCGTACGACCCCGCCGCCGCCGCGAAGGTCCTCGACGCGGCCGGCTACCGGAAGAACGCCGACGGCAAGCGGGTCGGCAAGGACGGCAGGCCGCTGGACTTCCGGATCCTCTGTCACGCCACCGACCCGAACGACAAGGCGGTCGGCAAGTACCTCCAGGAGTGGTGGGGCGAGCTGGGCATCGGCCTGAAGGTCGACTGCCTCGACAGCGTCTCGGACCCGTGGGTCAAGGGTGACTACGACCTCGCGTTCGACGGCTGGTCGGTCAACCCCGACCCGGACTACGTCCTGTCGATCCACACCTGCGGCACGCTCCCCGCGACGCCGAAGGACTCCGGGGCCACCGACAACTTCATCTGCGACAAGGAGTTCGACGGGCTCTACGCGCAGCAGGCGGTGGAGTACGACACCGCCAAGCGGGCGGATCTGGTGAAGCGGATGCAGTCCCGGCTGTACGACACGGGGTACATGAACATCATGGCCTACCCGAACGCCCTCGAGGCGTACCGCACGGACCAGATCGCGTCCATCACGACCATGCCCGAGGCCGCCGGAAACCTCTGGGGCCAGGACGGCTACTGGAGCTGGTGGTCGGCCACGCCCACGGCCTCCGCGTCCGGCGGCGACGACTCCGGCTCATCGACGGCCCTCTGGCTGGTCCTCGGCCCCGTCGCGCTCGTCCTCGTCGCCGTGGGCGTCTGGACCGCCCGTCGCCGTCGTACCACCGCCGACGACCGCGAGTAG
- a CDS encoding ABC transporter permease translates to MTTTEPTLPSAASLRWERRRGSVSRFWKAYRTHRAGLLGLAGLAVIALLALTAPLTVGADVQSVTQAPGTALESPSAEFPLGTDQFGRSLLGLLIWGARISLLVGLLAAALSVAIGTLVGIIAGHYGGWFSTVVMRITDWFLVMPTLVLAIVLATVMSRSMWTVVLAIGVTSWPTTARLVRAQTIAVESRPYIERATALGGGHGHVMTRHVLPNVMPLVLAQTTLGISTAILTEATLAFLGLGDPTVVSWGGMLQDAREAGAVSSGHWWYLAPPGIAIALVALAFTLCGRAVESVLNPKLGVSR, encoded by the coding sequence ATGACCACGACCGAGCCGACCCTGCCGTCGGCCGCCTCGCTGCGATGGGAACGCCGCCGCGGCTCGGTGTCCCGCTTCTGGAAGGCGTACCGCACCCACCGCGCCGGACTCCTCGGCCTCGCCGGGCTCGCCGTCATCGCGCTTCTCGCGCTGACCGCCCCGCTGACCGTCGGTGCCGACGTGCAGTCCGTGACCCAGGCTCCAGGCACCGCCCTGGAATCTCCGAGTGCCGAATTCCCCCTGGGGACCGACCAGTTCGGGCGCTCGCTGCTCGGCCTGCTGATCTGGGGGGCGCGGATCTCGCTGCTCGTCGGACTGCTGGCGGCGGCGCTCTCCGTCGCCATCGGCACCCTCGTGGGGATCATCGCCGGGCACTACGGCGGCTGGTTCTCGACCGTCGTCATGCGGATCACCGACTGGTTCCTGGTGATGCCGACCCTGGTCCTCGCGATCGTGCTCGCCACCGTCATGTCCCGGTCGATGTGGACGGTCGTCCTGGCCATCGGGGTGACCTCCTGGCCGACCACGGCCCGCCTGGTGCGGGCCCAGACCATCGCCGTCGAGTCCCGCCCGTACATCGAACGGGCGACCGCGCTCGGCGGCGGCCACGGGCACGTCATGACCAGGCACGTGCTGCCGAACGTGATGCCGCTGGTGCTCGCGCAGACCACGCTCGGCATCTCGACCGCCATCCTCACCGAGGCGACCCTCGCCTTCCTCGGGCTCGGCGACCCGACGGTGGTCTCCTGGGGCGGCATGCTGCAGGACGCCCGCGAGGCCGGCGCGGTCTCCTCCGGGCACTGGTGGTACCTGGCACCGCCCGGCATCGCCATCGCCCTGGTCGCGCTGGCGTTCACCCTGTGCGGCCGGGCGGTCGAGTCCGTGCTCAATCCGAAGCTGGGGGTCAGCCGATGA
- a CDS encoding ABC transporter ATP-binding protein: protein MTARNLLEVRDLRVTYGSGAAAVPAVRGVDLTLEPGRKLGVAGESGCGKSTLALALLRLLPASARIEGRILLDGDDVLAMKWGRLRAVRWAGASIVFQGAMHSLNAVHRIGDQIAEPLLVHGRATPAAARRKVGELLEHVGLPAARAAAYPHELSGGQRQRVMIAMALACDPRLIVADEPTTALDVMIQAQILRLIERLVAEQSISLLMISHDLAVLADTCDRLAVMYAGRVVEEGPARAVYEAARHPYGRALSSAFPRVGDLASRRAPRGLPGDPPDPADLPGGCTFHPRCPVAVDACGEIDLELREAGPDHRAACVHVGSAS from the coding sequence ATGACCGCGCGGAACCTCCTGGAGGTACGGGACCTCAGGGTGACGTACGGGTCGGGCGCGGCCGCCGTGCCCGCCGTGCGCGGGGTCGACCTGACCCTGGAACCCGGCCGCAAGCTGGGTGTGGCGGGCGAGTCCGGCTGCGGCAAGTCCACGCTCGCCCTCGCGCTGCTGCGCCTGCTTCCGGCGTCGGCGCGGATCGAGGGGCGGATCCTGCTCGACGGCGACGACGTCCTCGCCATGAAGTGGGGCCGTCTGAGGGCCGTGCGCTGGGCCGGAGCGTCGATCGTCTTCCAGGGCGCGATGCACTCGCTCAACGCCGTGCACCGGATCGGGGACCAGATCGCCGAACCGCTGCTGGTCCACGGCCGGGCGACCCCGGCGGCGGCCCGCAGGAAGGTCGGCGAGCTGCTCGAACACGTCGGTCTGCCCGCCGCGCGCGCCGCCGCCTATCCCCACGAGCTCTCCGGCGGCCAGCGGCAACGGGTGATGATCGCGATGGCGCTGGCCTGCGATCCGCGGCTGATCGTCGCGGACGAGCCGACCACCGCGCTCGACGTGATGATCCAGGCGCAGATCCTCCGGCTGATCGAGCGACTCGTCGCCGAGCAGTCCATCAGCCTGCTGATGATCAGCCACGACCTCGCGGTCCTCGCCGACACCTGTGACCGGCTGGCCGTCATGTACGCGGGCCGGGTCGTCGAGGAGGGTCCGGCCCGGGCGGTGTACGAGGCCGCCCGGCACCCCTACGGCCGTGCCCTGTCCTCGGCGTTCCCGCGTGTCGGGGACCTCGCGTCCCGGCGTGCGCCGCGCGGACTGCCGGGAGACCCGCCGGACCCGGCGGACCTGCCGGGCGGCTGCACCTTCCATCCGCGCTGCCCCGTGGCGGTGGACGCGTGCGGGGAGATCGATCTGGAGCTACGCGAGGCGGGCCCGGACCACCGGGCCGCCTGCGTCCACGTGGGGAGCGCGTCATGA
- a CDS encoding SCO5717 family growth-regulating ATPase, with translation MNGDRDEIHGGWSPPADDQSDADPAEMTGEFTIDYTPPAWYTQNASGGAGAGGATPPPPSGAPVPVPGLPAGSGFEPSWNAGAPAMGTPAGGTPVAGTPAAGTPVTGMPGAGAPAMGTPPPAAGQVPTAGMPPVGMPPVAGPPAVTPPPAVTPPVAAPPLATPPVAAPPVVTPPVVAPPVVTPPVVAAPDAPVPGAYPPPAPLPGAAAPAPAAPFGGGDVESGSTMRFSPAALQREIAERAAEAAAASPATPAAGPEKPAAPADDSAPAETPASDAEAADPTDSGTEDALSATSPEAPEAAEAPDAHDEAAPDRVADSAADTDPGPEGAEADSAPVTDAVPADASGDAALPDPVAAAPEALTEPMAPVSYPPADAAPQGFAPDPAPGPYPGAAPPHAPVPGQPFPAAGPQAGAGLPPLPPSFQPAAPGPAQQWPAQPGAQPQAAPLPPAAAWPPPATPGAPGPVPPQAQAPGAYGYPQAAQAPHAQQAPHDQPPAPGGYGYPQAPHAPQATQPPAPAPQGGYGFPQPGATPPPQAGYGYPQGPGGQPGVPGGVPPQAQGGYGYPHPAAVPPQAPAPQPPHDGQPVDPRTGAAWPSPVTHDQRERSVPGAPLGYNAAVELSSDRLLRNNKQKPKSSRTPGGAAARFKLGGKKEEAERQRKLELIRTPVLSCYRIAVISLKGGVGKTTTTTALGATLATERQDKILAIDANPDAGTLGRRVRRETGATIRDLVQAIPYLHSYMDIRRFTSQAPSGLEILANDVDPAVSTTFNDEDYRRAIDVLGKQYPIILTDSGTGLLYSAMRGVLDLADQLIIISTPSVDGASSASTTLDWLSAHGYADLVQRSITVISGVRETGKMIKVEDIVQHFQTRCRGVVVVPFDEHLSAGAEVDLDMMRPKTREAYFHLSAMVAEDFVRAQQAQGLWTGDGQGALPPHMAPPMPGHQMPGQPMPGQPVPGQFAPGQPVPGQPYGAQPLPGQPVPGQPVPGQQPPGQPYPPQQPYGQQPAPGQPYGAPPAPGQPYGAQPMPGQQPMPGQPAPGQPYGAPPAPGQPYGAQPGQPGMPQGWQQPQPGQPLPPQADPHEHGQGQPQGHDQGQAQVPPPNWSQEQPPQAPPAPQQ, from the coding sequence GTGAACGGCGATCGCGACGAGATCCACGGGGGTTGGAGTCCGCCCGCCGACGATCAGTCCGACGCGGATCCCGCCGAGATGACGGGTGAGTTCACCATCGACTACACCCCGCCGGCCTGGTACACGCAGAACGCGTCGGGCGGTGCGGGGGCCGGCGGTGCCACTCCCCCGCCGCCGAGCGGAGCCCCCGTCCCGGTCCCGGGCCTCCCGGCGGGCAGCGGTTTCGAGCCGAGCTGGAACGCGGGAGCGCCCGCGATGGGCACGCCGGCCGGGGGTACGCCCGTGGCGGGTACTCCGGCGGCGGGCACGCCGGTGACGGGCATGCCCGGGGCGGGTGCGCCCGCGATGGGCACACCGCCTCCCGCCGCCGGGCAGGTGCCGACGGCGGGGATGCCTCCGGTCGGGATGCCTCCCGTGGCCGGGCCTCCGGCTGTCACGCCGCCTCCCGCGGTGACGCCCCCGGTGGCCGCCCCTCCGCTCGCCACACCCCCGGTCGCCGCACCCCCGGTCGTCACACCCCCCGTCGTCGCGCCTCCCGTGGTCACGCCCCCTGTCGTCGCGGCTCCCGACGCCCCGGTGCCGGGTGCCTATCCCCCGCCGGCACCGCTACCGGGTGCCGCCGCGCCCGCGCCCGCGGCGCCGTTCGGGGGCGGGGACGTCGAGAGCGGCTCGACCATGCGCTTCTCCCCCGCCGCCCTCCAGCGCGAGATCGCGGAGCGTGCGGCGGAGGCCGCCGCGGCCTCCCCGGCGACGCCCGCGGCGGGTCCCGAGAAGCCGGCAGCACCCGCCGACGACAGTGCACCGGCCGAGACCCCGGCGTCCGACGCCGAGGCGGCGGACCCGACGGACTCCGGCACGGAGGATGCCCTCTCCGCCACGTCCCCCGAGGCACCCGAAGCGGCGGAGGCACCCGACGCCCACGACGAGGCCGCGCCCGACCGGGTCGCCGACTCCGCGGCGGACACCGACCCGGGCCCGGAGGGCGCCGAGGCGGACTCCGCACCGGTCACCGACGCCGTACCCGCGGACGCCTCCGGTGACGCGGCGCTGCCGGACCCCGTCGCGGCCGCTCCCGAGGCGCTGACGGAGCCGATGGCGCCCGTCTCCTACCCGCCGGCCGACGCCGCTCCGCAGGGTTTCGCCCCCGACCCGGCTCCCGGTCCGTACCCCGGTGCCGCTCCGCCTCACGCCCCCGTGCCGGGGCAGCCCTTCCCGGCCGCCGGACCGCAGGCGGGCGCCGGCCTGCCGCCGCTGCCGCCGTCGTTCCAGCCGGCCGCTCCCGGGCCGGCCCAGCAGTGGCCCGCGCAGCCGGGTGCGCAGCCGCAGGCCGCTCCGTTGCCGCCCGCCGCCGCCTGGCCGCCGCCCGCGACGCCGGGCGCACCCGGCCCCGTCCCGCCGCAGGCCCAGGCGCCCGGCGCGTACGGCTACCCGCAGGCCGCGCAGGCTCCGCACGCCCAGCAGGCGCCGCACGACCAGCCCCCGGCCCCCGGCGGTTACGGCTACCCCCAGGCTCCGCACGCTCCCCAGGCCACCCAGCCCCCGGCTCCGGCCCCCCAGGGCGGCTACGGCTTCCCGCAGCCCGGGGCGACGCCTCCGCCGCAGGCCGGTTACGGCTACCCGCAGGGTCCGGGGGGACAGCCCGGGGTCCCCGGTGGCGTGCCGCCGCAGGCCCAGGGCGGTTACGGCTACCCGCACCCCGCCGCCGTACCCCCGCAGGCCCCGGCCCCCCAGCCGCCGCACGACGGGCAGCCGGTCGACCCGCGGACCGGGGCCGCCTGGCCCTCGCCCGTGACGCACGACCAGCGGGAGCGGTCCGTGCCGGGCGCCCCGCTCGGCTACAACGCGGCCGTCGAGCTGTCCTCCGACCGTCTCCTGCGGAACAACAAGCAGAAGCCCAAGTCCAGCCGGACGCCCGGCGGCGCCGCCGCCCGCTTCAAGCTCGGCGGCAAGAAGGAGGAGGCGGAGCGGCAGCGCAAGCTGGAGCTGATCCGGACCCCCGTCCTCTCCTGCTACCGGATCGCGGTCATCTCGCTCAAGGGCGGTGTCGGCAAGACCACCACGACCACCGCGCTCGGCGCGACGCTCGCGACGGAGCGGCAGGACAAGATCCTGGCCATCGACGCCAACCCGGACGCCGGCACGCTGGGCCGACGGGTGCGGCGCGAGACCGGGGCGACCATCCGTGACCTGGTGCAGGCGATCCCGTACCTGCACTCGTACATGGACATCCGCCGGTTCACCTCGCAGGCGCCGTCCGGTCTGGAGATCCTCGCCAACGACGTGGACCCGGCGGTCTCGACGACGTTCAACGACGAGGACTACCGGCGGGCCATCGACGTCCTGGGCAAGCAGTACCCGATCATCCTCACGGACTCGGGCACGGGTCTGCTGTACAGCGCGATGCGCGGGGTGCTCGACCTCGCCGATCAGCTGATCATCATCTCCACGCCCTCCGTGGACGGCGCGTCCAGCGCGTCGACGACGCTGGACTGGCTCTCCGCGCACGGCTACGCGGACCTGGTACAGCGCTCCATCACGGTCATCTCCGGGGTCCGCGAGACCGGCAAGATGATCAAGGTCGAGGACATCGTGCAGCACTTCCAGACCCGCTGCCGCGGCGTCGTGGTCGTGCCCTTCGACGAGCACCTGTCGGCCGGCGCCGAGGTGGACCTCGACATGATGCGCCCGAAGACCCGGGAGGCGTACTTCCATCTCTCGGCGATGGTGGCCGAGGACTTCGTACGGGCGCAGCAGGCGCAGGGCCTGTGGACCGGCGACGGCCAGGGCGCGCTGCCGCCGCACATGGCCCCGCCGATGCCGGGCCACCAGATGCCCGGTCAGCCGATGCCCGGTCAGCCGGTGCCGGGTCAGTTCGCTCCCGGTCAGCCCGTACCGGGGCAGCCGTACGGGGCCCAGCCCCTGCCCGGCCAGCCGGTCCCCGGGCAGCCGGTGCCCGGACAGCAGCCGCCCGGTCAGCCGTACCCGCCGCAGCAGCCGTACGGTCAGCAGCCGGCGCCGGGACAGCCGTACGGCGCGCCGCCCGCGCCCGGACAGCCGTACGGCGCGCAGCCCATGCCGGGGCAGCAGCCGATGCCGGGGCAGCCCGCGCCGGGTCAGCCGTACGGAGCACCGCCCGCGCCCGGACAGCCGTACGGGGCGCAGCCCGGCCAGCCCGGTATGCCGCAGGGCTGGCAGCAGCCGCAGCCGGGGCAGCCGTTGCCTCCGCAGGCGGATCCACACGAGCACGGCCAGGGGCAGCCGCAGGGTCATGACCAGGGACAGGCGCAGGTCCCGCCGCCGAACTGGTCCCAGGAGCAGCCTCCGCAGGCTCCGCCAGCCCCTCAGCAGTAA